Proteins co-encoded in one Hypanus sabinus isolate sHypSab1 chromosome 6, sHypSab1.hap1, whole genome shotgun sequence genomic window:
- the rpp38 gene encoding ribonuclease P protein subunit p38, which produces METPAKVVQKGVRKIRPPKAKVSFSNPFAFDWRPLNKGSREFFLKKLQETFQQINLYKQESIQKPRKLRATKTSKNQENRNMEGSVEGIGEGQKIEDLKEGDKMIRGPETKQGWTNVELRKQLAIGINEVTRGLEKDKLCLVLVCKSVKPPIMTQHLIQLSVSRTVPACQVPQLSETMAPLLGLKSILALGFKKNSETFIEMINAISPQVPPLNISWMQESQQVESAEEMETEFEGTNEMPVTKELDVAFPQSQKRKFCEIASKDSPVEFCSATKKKAGMMLLPLKIKKVIPNPNKIRKPKKKKK; this is translated from the coding sequence ATGGAAACCCCAGCCAAAGTAGTTCAAAAAGGGGTACGGAAAATACGACCTCCAAAGGCCAAGGTTTCTTTcagcaatccttttgcttttgATTGGAGGCCTTTGAACAAGGGAAGCAGGGAATTCTTCTTAAAGAAGTTGCAGGAAACCTTTCAACAGATTAATCTGTACAAACAGGAATCAATTCAGAAGCCTAGGAAACTAAGAGCTACCAAGACATCAAAAAATCAAGAAAATAGAAATATGGAAGGGAGTGTTGAAGGAATCGGAGAAGGCCAGAAGATTGAAGATTTGAAAGAAGGTGATAAAATGATTAGGGGCCCAGAGACCAAGCAAGGATGGACTAATGTGGAACTTCGGAAACAGCTGGCTATTGGAATCAATGAAGTAACTCGAGGCTTAGAGAAGGACAAATTATGTTTGGTTCTGGTGTGCAAGTCAGTAAAACCTCCTATTATGACCCAGCATCTCATTCAGCTAAGTGTAAGTAGAACAGTCCCTGCCTGTCAAGTTCCCCAACTGAGTGAAACTATGGCGCCTTTATTGGGCTTAAAATCTATACTTGCTCTGGGTTTTAAAAAGAACTCAGAAACTTTTATTGAAATGATTAATGCTATTAGTCCACAGGTTCCACCTTTAAATATTTCATGGATGCAGGAAAGTCAGCAAGTTGAGAGTGCTGAAGAAATGGAGACAGAGTTTGAAGGGACCAATGAAATGCCAGTGACCAAAGAATTGGACGTTGCATTTCCACAAAGTCAGAAGCGTAAATTCTGTGAAATTGCATCAAAAGACAGTCCTGTGGAATTCTGTAGTGCAACAAAGAAAAAAGCAGGAATGATGTTGCTGCCTTTAAAAATAAAGAAAGTAATTCCAAATCCAAATAAAATTCGGAAgccaaagaagaaaaagaaataa